In Passer domesticus isolate bPasDom1 chromosome 32, bPasDom1.hap1, whole genome shotgun sequence, the following are encoded in one genomic region:
- the LOC135288353 gene encoding scale keratin-like — protein sequence MSCYDLCPPKTSTDLCPPRTSVAVPQPIAESCNELCARQCPDSSAFIQPPPVVVTFPGPILSSFPQQAVVGSSGAPAFGGSLGLGGLYGAGATQASGGLCTFGRAYAAPACSPCVLPRYSKKFWDTCGPC from the coding sequence ATGTCCTGCTACGACCTGTGCCCCCCGAAAACCAGCACGGACCTGTGCCCCCCCAGAACCAGcgtggctgtgccccagcccatcGCTGAGAGCTGCAACGAGCTGTGCGCCCGCCAGTGCCCCGACTCCTCTGCCTTCATCCAGCCACCACCCGTGGTGGTCACCTTCCCCGgccccatcctcagctccttcccccagcaggcCGTGGTGGGCTCCTCCGGAGCACCGGCCTTTGgcggctccctggggctgggcggCCTCTACGGCGCCGGCGCCACCCAGGCCTCGGGGGGCCTCTGCACCTTTGGCAGAGCCTACGCTGCTCCCGCCTGCAGCCCTTGCGTCCTGCCCCGCTACAGCAAGAAGTTCTGGGACACCTGCGGGCCCTGCTAG
- the LOC135288342 gene encoding scale keratin-like, translating to MSCYDLCPPKTSTDLCPPRTSVAVPQPIAESCNELCARQCPDSSAFIQPPPVVVTFPGPILSSFPQQAVVGSSGAPAFGGSLGLGGLYGAGATQASGGLCTFGRAYAAPACSPCVLPRYSKKLWDTCGPC from the coding sequence ATGTCCTGCTACGACCTGTGCCCCCCGAAAACCAGCACGGACCTGTGCCCCCCCAGAACCAGcgtggctgtgccccagcccatcGCTGAGAGCTGCAACGAGCTGTGCGCCCGCCAGTGCCCCGACTCCTCTGCCTTCATCCAGCCACCACCCGTGGTGGTCACCTTCCCCGgccccatcctcagctccttcccccagcaggcCGTGGTGGGCTCCTCCGGAGCACCGGCCTTTGgcggctccctggggctgggcggCCTCTACGGCGCCGGCGCCACCCAGGCCTCGGGGGGCCTCTGCACCTTTGGCAGAGCCTACGCTGCTCCCGCCTGCAGCCCTTGCGTCCTGCCCCGCTACAGCAAGAAGCTCTGGGACACCTGCGGGCCCTGCTAG
- the LOC135288053 gene encoding scale keratin-like — MSYYDLCPPKTSTDLCPPRTSVAVPQPIAESCNELCARQCPDSSAYIQPPPVVVTFPGPILSSFPQQAVVGSSGAPAFGGSLGLGGLYGTGATQASGGLCTFGRAYAAPACSPCVLPRYSKKFWDTCGPC; from the coding sequence ATGTCCTACTACGACCTGTGCCCCCCGAAAACCAGCACGGACCTGTGCCCCCCCAGAACCAGcgtggctgtgccccagcccatcGCTGAGAGCTGCAACGAGCTGTGCGCCCGCCAGTGCCCCGACTCCTCTGCCTACATCCAGCCACCACCCGTGGTGGTCACCTTCCCTGgccccatcctcagctccttcccccagcaggcCGTGGTGGGCTCCTCCGGAGCACCGGCCTTTGgcggctccctggggctgggcggCCTCTACGGCACCGGCGCCACCCAGGCCTCGGGGGGCCTCTGCACCTTTGGCAGAGCCTACGCTGCTCCCGCCTGCAGCCCTTGCGTCCTGCCCCGCTACAGCAAGAAGTTCTGGGACACCTGCGGGCCCTGCTAG
- the LOC135288354 gene encoding scale keratin-like: MSCYDLCPPKTSTDLCPPRTSVAVPQPIAESCNELCARQCPDSSAFIQPPPVVVTFPGPILSSFPQQAVVGSSGAPAFGGSLGLGGLYGAGATQASGGLCTFGRAYAAPACSPCVLPRYSKKIWNTCGPC, from the coding sequence ATGTCCTGCTACGACCTGTGCCCCCCGAAAACCAGCACGGACCTGTGCCCCCCCAGAACCAGcgtggctgtgccccagcccatcGCTGAGAGCTGCAACGAGCTGTGCGCCCGCCAGTGCCCCGACTCCTCTGCCTTCATCCAGCCACCACCCGTGGTGGTCACCTTCCCCGgccccatcctcagctccttcccccagcaggcCGTGGTGGGCTCCTCCGGAGCACCGGCCTTTGgcggctccctggggctgggcggCCTCTACGGCGCCGGCGCCACCCAGGCCTCGGGGGGCCTCTGCACCTTTGGCAGAGCCTACGCTGCTCCCGCCTGCAGCCCTTGCGTCCTGCCCCGCTACAGCAAGAAGATCTGGAACACCTGCGGGCCCTGCTAG